One Eubacterium sp. AB3007 genomic window, CCCTTCGGGCGCACCACAAGAGGCTGGATGATCCCGTGCTCCCTGATGGAGTCTGCCAGTTCTGCGATTCTCTCCGGATCGAAGTTCTTACGTGGCTGATTGACATTCGGCTTGATCTCGTTGATATCCAAATATAAAACAGTCCGCCCGTCCGATGCCCCTCGCGGATCTTCTGCCGCCTCAGGTTCCGGCGCTACCGGTGCCTGATCTGCAAACAGCGCGTCCAGCCCACGGCCCAGGCCTCTTGCCTTTTTGTTTTTACCTGCCATTCAGCTCTTCCTCTCTCTCCAGAAACTCTTCTGCAAACTCCCTGTATGCCTGTGCTCCCTTTGATCTGGAGTCATACTCTACCACCGGCAGCCCGTAACTGGGCGCCTCTGCCAATCGGATATTCCTTGGGATGACCGTGGAATACACCTTGGCCCCAAAGTATTTCTTCACCTCCTGGACTACCTGGATCGACAGGTTGGTTCTGCCATCGAACATGCTCAACACGACGCCTTCCACATCCAGGTTCGGATTCATGTTCTTCCGTACAAGGTCGATCGTGCTCATGAGCTGGCTCACACCTTCCAGTGCATAGAACTCACACTGGATCGGGATCAGCACACTTTCCACCGCAGTCAGCGAGTTGATGGTCAGGATTCCCAGCGAAGGAGGGCAGTCGATCAGAATATAGTCATAGTACTGCCGGATACGGTCGATCGCCTTCTTCAGACGCTTCTCTCTTCCCTCCAGTTGTACCAGCTCGATTTCCGCGCCTGCCAGGCTCACGTTAGCAGGAATCAGATCCAGGTTGGGGACAGCGGTATGCAACACCACTCTCCTGGGGTCGAAATTTTCGTGCACCAGAAGCTCATACACCGTATACTTCAACGCTTTCTTGGAGATTCCGATCCCACTGGTGGTATTCCCCTGCGGGTCGATATCCAGCATCAGGACCTTCTTCCCCATCTGCGCCAGACACGCTGCAAGATTGATATTGGTCGTGGTCTTTCCTACGCCACCTTTCTGGTTAAATATAGCGATTGCCTTTCCCAATTGAAACCTCCTGCTTCCCTATTTTCATTCTTTTCCCTATTATATCCTACATTGCAGGATTTTACTACTGTTTTGGCGAAAAATGTTTCACGTGAAACAATTTCAGACTATTTTCTTTCTCCTTGATCTATCTAATGGGGGTCTTCGCCGGCTTTCCTGGCTGCCTCGGGTATTTCTTCGGTGTCGGAACCACTTTGGAAATGGTCAGAAGCGTGCGCCGTTGTTCGTATAGCTCCAGCGCACATACATCGGCCAAATCCCCGCCAAGAATTCGAATCGCCTTCTTGGCGTTGTTGCATTCCTCCACCACATCGCCTGATTTGTAGGAAACAAAGAAACCTCCAACCTTCACAAACGGCAGACAGTATTCTGTCAATACGGCAAGGTCAGCAACGGCTCTGGACACACAAAGGTCATATTGCTCTCTGTGGGTTCGCTCTCGCCCCAGATCCTCCGCTCTCGCATGGATGACCTCTACGTTTTGAATCCCGCACTCCGCACACATTTCTCTGACAAGATCCATCCGCTTCCTGAGAGAATCCATCAGAACAAAGCTCTTTTCCGGCGACAATATCGCCAGGGGAACTCCCGGAAATCCTCCTCCCGTTCCCACATCGATGATTTTCTTCGCCTTCTGGTATGCTTCCTTATTATATATAGCCACAGAATCCAGAAAATGTTTCACGTGAAACTCTTCCGGATCTTTGATGGCGGTCAGGTTAACTTTCTCGTTGTTAGCAAGCACCAGTTCCATGTATTTCTGAAACTGGGCAAGCTGCTCTTCTGTCACGGGAATGTTCAGTTCCTCTAGCCCGCGCTGTAATAGATCGCTCATCCTCTGCTCCTTCCCATCTTCTCCAGCCAGATCAGCAGCACGCTGATATCAGCCGGTGATACTCCGCTGATCCTGGAGGCCTGCCCCACGGAAGCGGGACGGATCGTTGCCAGCTTCTGTGCTGCCTCGAGCCGCAGTCCCTCGATCTCCTCGTAAGGCAGATCAGAGGATAGTCGCTTGGACTCCAGCTTCTTGAATCTTTCCACCTGCGCCATCTGCTTGCGTATGTATCCCTCGTACTTGATCCGTACTTCCACGCAGTTCCTCTCGTGCAGAGTCAATGCCGGACGCGCGGGATCGATCTCCGCCAGTTCTGCATAGGATAGCTCCGGCCGCTTCATCAATTCACATAGCGATACTCGCTTCTGCAGAGGACTGCTGTCGTGGGCGATCAAAAAGGCATCTGCATCCGCCGGCCCCACCAAGGTTTTTTCCAGCCGTTGGACTTCCTTCTCTACCGCCTGCTTCTTTTTCAGAAATCTCTGATATCTTGCATCCGAGACCAATCCTACGGCATATCCCTTCTCTGTCAAACGCTCGTCTGCATTGTCTTGCCTCAGAACCAGCCTATATTCCGCTCTGCTCGTCATAATTCTGTAAGGTTCATTAGTACCTTTGGTCACGAGATCGTCGATCAGAACGCCAATATAAGCCTCGCTTCTGTCCAGAATAAGGAAATCTTTGCCATTTATTTCCAATGCCGCATTGATCCCGGCCATCAATCCCTGGGCAGCCGCCTCCTCGTACCCGGAACTTCCGTTCAGCTGTCCGCCACAAAAAAGGCCTCTGCAACACTTGGTCTCCAGACTCGGATAGAGATCCAACGGGTCGATGCAGTCGTATTCGATGGCATAGGCCGGGCGCACGATCTCGATATGCTCCAGGCCGGGTATGGTGTGATAGAAATCCCGCTGCACATCCAGCGGCAGACTGGAGCTCATTCCCTGGATGTACATCTCGTCAGTATCGAGCCCCTCTGGTTCGACAAACAGCTGATGCCGCTTCTTGTCGGCGAATCGATGGACTTTGTCCTCAATGCTGGGACAGTACCTGGGGCCGATGCCCTCGATCTCTCCGCCGAACAAAGCCGACCGATGAAAGTTCCGCCGGATCACGTCGTGGGTCTCCTCGTTGGTGTAGGTGAGCCAGCATGCTACCTGCTCCCGCTCCAGAGAATCGTTCATGAAGGAGAAGGGCACCACGGGAGCATCACCCTCCTGGCGGGTCATCTTGTCGTAATCGAAGGTGGGAGCCAGGGCCCGTGCCGGCGTTCCCGTCTTGAACCGGCGCAGCTTCAGCCCCAGTTTCTCCAGGCTGGCGGACAGATGCTCCGCCGAGGCCAACCCGTCCGGACCCGAGGAGTAACTGCTGTCCCCGATGAAGATCTTCCCCTTCAGAAAAGTTCCGGTAGCCAGCACTACGGCCTTGCATCGATAGAGGGCGTGACTTCTGGTGAGCACGCCGGTGACATGGCCGTGCTCCGCCAGGATCTCCACCACCTCGTCCTGCCGCATATGCAGGTGGGGGGTGCGCTCGATGGTCTTCTTCATTTCTGTGTGATACCTTGCTTTGTCCGCCTGGGCACGAAGAGAATGCACCGCCGGCCCCTTGGCCGTATTCAGCATCCTGCTCTGGATGAAGGTCTTGTCGATGTTGACCCCCATCTCACCCCCCAGCGCGTCGATCTCCCGCACCAGGTGTCCCTTGCCCGTGCCCCCGATGGAGGGGTTGCAGGGCATCATGGCGATGGCGGCCAGGTTGATGGAGAACATCACCGTCTCCATGCCCATCCTGGCAGCGGCCAGCGCGGCCTCGCATCCCGCGTGCCCGGCCCCCACCACGATAACATCGTATTCGCCCATAAGTACTTGCTCCATAGTCTTTCTCCTTATTCGTACTATTGTACCGCAAATACATGGAAATTGCAATTTCGGGAAAAAGGTTTGTGGGCCCACCGAAACCTGAGAGTGGGCCCGCCGTGGTCCCTGCCGAAACCTGAGAGTGGGCCCGCCGGCTTCGGAGGCGAGGGCATCTGGCGCTTGTTATAATTACTCACTCGCCGTATACTGTGCTTCTTCTGCAACCTGTTGAAATGGATATTTCACACTATGTAGTAATACAAAAACAACAGCGAAAGTTGGTAGCACCGCATATTTCAAAGGGGGATATATTATTACAGGGGGAAGCAATATCATCGAAAAGACATCTAAGTATATTAATCTATCAAAACAATAAGAGAAATAGTCTCGACTAACGGTTATAGCAACTCTATATGACCAGGAGGACACTATGCACATCAACCATCTTCCACACAAATTGGCAGTCTTTACGATCATAGTGGGTATGCTTATTCTTGGAATAGTTATATGGTCTATTACAAAGCCACACTATAATTCCCAAGGAGAAAACGGCAGCATGAGTATTGAGGAGATCGTTCGGATACAGAAGACTCAAGGCGACATGCTTTCTAAGAAAGGACAGGATCCCCTCGATACGTACTTCGTCATACAAAAAGAATATGCCAAAGCGCGAAACGACAAGACGACCGATGATGAGATCGCGAAGGAGATCGTTCAAACAGAAGCGCTTTGCTGGTATGCAAAGAAACAAGGAATAGAGCCTACCGACAAAGACCTCGAAAAATATATGGACCAGCTAATAAGAGACTTCAAAGACTCCGAGGAATACGACGAATATCAGAGGGCCGCGCAGAAATATGACACAACGTATGAGCAGATCCTGCGAAACAATACGGACGCTTACCGAGTGAGCCAAACCGTAGAAAACGTGTACCAACAATTCCTGGCCAGATATGATGTTACCGGAAAAGTCACGGAAGAAGACCAGGCCGAAAGAGAAAAAAAGATACAGGCCGAATGGGACAAGTACGTTGAAACAATAGTCACGAAATACAAGGGAAGTGCCAACTACAAAGACCTTGAAAAATCGTTGTCCAACATAAAGAAGAAATATAAGAGCAAAACCACCGCGGACAGTCAGGACGAAGATTTTGATCGCATCAAGGAAATCGTTCGCATTGAGATGGAACAATCAGAGCTCCAGCAGAAAATGAAGAAAGACAGTCTTTACCCGTACTATTATGTTTCAGAAGAAATGAACGCGCACGGCTTTTCAGATTCAGATCCGGCACAATCTCTGATCGAAACGGAAGCAATTCTTCACTATGCGGAAACGAAGAATATCTTTGTGTCAGACGAGGAGGTCAACGAAGGTATGGTCCGAATTCAAGCGTAAGATCACCAGGGAGTACCGTACCACCGATCGCTACAAAGAACTACAAAAGGAACTCGGTAAATACAAGGAGCGCTACAGAAATCCGGGACACCGCACAGACAAACCGCACTGACGTCCCGGCTGTTTTATTTCCCCAGACAGAACCGGGAGAAAACCTCGTCCAGGATATCTCCCGCGGTCTCCTCTCCCAGGATCTCTCCCAGTGCTCCGTAGGCACTGTTCACGTCGATCTCGATGATCTCCAGCGGTTCCTGCAAATCGGTCACCGCCTGGGCATCGGCGATGGACTGGGCCGCCTTCTCCAGCAGATCCCGGTGTCGGATGTTGGTCACCAGGGGATCCTCAGTCCGTGAATGTCCCAGGCCCGCCTGCTCCTGCACAAAGCCTTCCAGCTCCATCAGCCCGTTCATCTCTCTGGCGGATAATGGGAGCACCCTTATGTCCGGGAGCATCCTCCGAATCTCATCAAAAGAAACCACCTGCTCCAGGTCCTGCTTGTTGATGACCACCAGGGACCGACCCGGTTCCAGGTGGTCCATGATCTCCCGATCCTCTGCACTGAGCGGCCGGCTGCCGTCCACCACGTGGATCACCAGATCCGCCTCGTTGAAACTCTTCTTGGAACGCTCGATCCCGATGGATTCGATCTGATCCTCCGTTTCCCGAATCCCGGCGGTATCGGTGAGCACCACCGGCACCCCACCGATGGACAGTTGCTCCTCAATGGTATCCCGGGTGGTTCCGGGGATGTCGGTGACGATTGCCCTGGACTCACGGAGCAAGGCGTTCATCAGTGAGGATTTTCCCACGTTTGGTTTCCCCACGATGGCCACACGCAGCCCTTCCTTCAGGATACGTCCACTGTCCGCACCGGCAAGCAGCCTGTCCAGTTCGCCTTTCACTCCAGCGAGACCCTCTGTCAGTTTCTCGT contains:
- a CDS encoding ParA family protein, yielding MGKAIAIFNQKGGVGKTTTNINLAACLAQMGKKVLMLDIDPQGNTTSGIGISKKALKYTVYELLVHENFDPRRVVLHTAVPNLDLIPANVSLAGAEIELVQLEGREKRLKKAIDRIRQYYDYILIDCPPSLGILTINSLTAVESVLIPIQCEFYALEGVSQLMSTIDLVRKNMNPNLDVEGVVLSMFDGRTNLSIQVVQEVKKYFGAKVYSTVIPRNIRLAEAPSYGLPVVEYDSRSKGAQAYREFAEEFLEREEELNGR
- the rsmG gene encoding 16S rRNA (guanine(527)-N(7))-methyltransferase RsmG, translated to MSDLLQRGLEELNIPVTEEQLAQFQKYMELVLANNEKVNLTAIKDPEEFHVKHFLDSVAIYNKEAYQKAKKIIDVGTGGGFPGVPLAILSPEKSFVLMDSLRKRMDLVREMCAECGIQNVEVIHARAEDLGRERTHREQYDLCVSRAVADLAVLTEYCLPFVKVGGFFVSYKSGDVVEECNNAKKAIRILGGDLADVCALELYEQRRTLLTISKVVPTPKKYPRQPGKPAKTPIR
- the mnmG gene encoding tRNA uridine-5-carboxymethylaminomethyl(34) synthesis enzyme MnmG; translation: MEQVLMGEYDVIVVGAGHAGCEAALAAARMGMETVMFSINLAAIAMMPCNPSIGGTGKGHLVREIDALGGEMGVNIDKTFIQSRMLNTAKGPAVHSLRAQADKARYHTEMKKTIERTPHLHMRQDEVVEILAEHGHVTGVLTRSHALYRCKAVVLATGTFLKGKIFIGDSSYSSGPDGLASAEHLSASLEKLGLKLRRFKTGTPARALAPTFDYDKMTRQEGDAPVVPFSFMNDSLEREQVACWLTYTNEETHDVIRRNFHRSALFGGEIEGIGPRYCPSIEDKVHRFADKKRHQLFVEPEGLDTDEMYIQGMSSSLPLDVQRDFYHTIPGLEHIEIVRPAYAIEYDCIDPLDLYPSLETKCCRGLFCGGQLNGSSGYEEAAAQGLMAGINAALEINGKDFLILDRSEAYIGVLIDDLVTKGTNEPYRIMTSRAEYRLVLRQDNADERLTEKGYAVGLVSDARYQRFLKKKQAVEKEVQRLEKTLVGPADADAFLIAHDSSPLQKRVSLCELMKRPELSYAELAEIDPARPALTLHERNCVEVRIKYEGYIRKQMAQVERFKKLESKRLSSDLPYEEIEGLRLEAAQKLATIRPASVGQASRISGVSPADISVLLIWLEKMGRSRG
- the mnmE gene encoding tRNA uridine-5-carboxymethylaminomethyl(34) synthesis GTPase MnmE is translated as MEETIAAIATPLGEGGVGMIRISGENTRQVMEEVFRPAGAQNLVPRRMTYGHIVDAGARGEAPQVIDEVLGVFMPAPATYTCEDVGEIYCHGGQIPLRRTLALILRAGARMAEPGEFTKRAFLNGRIDLAQAEAVMDLVSARADKAFDVALDQLEGVFSEKIRSIRAMLVDILVDLTVNIDYPDEDIEEITYEKLTEGLAGVKGELDRLLAGADSGRILKEGLRVAIVGKPNVGKSSLMNALLRESRAIVTDIPGTTRDTIEEQLSIGGVPVVLTDTAGIRETEDQIESIGIERSKKSFNEADLVIHVVDGSRPLSAEDREIMDHLEPGRSLVVINKQDLEQVVSFDEIRRMLPDIRVLPLSAREMNGLMELEGFVQEQAGLGHSRTEDPLVTNIRHRDLLEKAAQSIADAQAVTDLQEPLEIIEIDVNSAYGALGEILGEETAGDILDEVFSRFCLGK